Proteins found in one Triticum aestivum cultivar Chinese Spring chromosome 4D, IWGSC CS RefSeq v2.1, whole genome shotgun sequence genomic segment:
- the LOC123096901 gene encoding sister-chromatid cohesion protein 3 gives MAETIASMRRPKRGRPPRPRESDFVTGEEFEDEEEGEDHGEAADGLAPPRSKRKREASAAAAAALEDLTLIDIVKHNGRLISHAVKRLVEDYESNPKSVLFQILTMLFEVCGARHDIYASDLHEAAVDDIVFKLAELARKGLVDDNYSSKRKDLKNFKENLVTFWDSLVLECQNGPLFDDNLFTTIKDYVVAISCTPPRVYRQVASLVGLQLVTSFISVAKTLSGQRETTQRQLNAEKKKHSDGPAVESLNKRLSITHENITYLEESMRKIFSGLFMHRYRDVDPEIRMLCIKSLGIWVVSYPSLFLQDIYLKYLGWTLNDKNAGVRRTSILALQSLYDVDDNIPSLGLFTERFYSRMIQLADDIDISVAVPAIGLIKQLLRHQLLSDDDLGPLYDLLIDEPPMIRRAIGELVYDHLIAQNCKTPSVARDGDNESSEIHISRMLHILREFSDDPVLSSYVIDDIWDDMKAMKDWKCVISMLLDETPIAELTDMDGTNLVRMLRASAKKAVGERIVLATDNRKMYYNKAQKEILENSKSDITNALMKRYPQLLRKYLPDKAKISPLIDMMMLLKLEMYSLKRQEQNFKAAIDLIVDAFFKHGDKDTLRSCIKAIAFCCTKCQADLLDYAENKLKTLEDELVLKVKTAIKEVEAGDDEYSLLVNLKRLHELQLSKPVKNDGLFEDMYRILSHLKEMDNEVKSFLLINMFLEVAWCLHAIDVENPSETSIEGLSSKQRSLFEQLYYFLVVLSNYQKEGRSTTVLSSRVCTITAEMWCLFKKSKYSSTKLKNLGYLPQLEYVQKFWKLCEQQLNISDDTEDEDANEEYIEDTNRDAVMIAAAKLLLADTVSKDYLGPEIVSHYVSHGASTTEIIKHLITALKKNANSDIAALFFEALRRVYERYMAYLREGENQNLIAKSYSECQDLANRLAGYYVGAVRIKNKSEILKIIQCGVQFAFVDLPKQLSFLEAALVPFVSKLPSSDIPDILTDVQKRAQDIDMNEDPSAWRPYLTFVEHLREKHARNEVFHEEKEEKPVKRRGRPRKPRDEPVRNLFDGNKSSDEESVSDSDQRGHGGDDDDEDDAFDQPLINTFRPSASKLRSLKGVSQQGTSSQRKAPTASGSNS, from the exons ATGGCGGAGACGATAGCCTCCATGCGCCGCCCG AAGCGTGGCCGCCCGCCAAGGCCGAGGGAGAGCGACTTCGTGACCGGCGAAGAgtttgaggacgaggaggagggggaggaccaCGGGGAGGCGGCCGATGGGCTCGCGCCGCCCCGGTCTAAGCGCAAGCGCgaggcgtccgccgccgccgccgccgcgctcgagGATTTGACTCTCATCG ACATAGTCAAACATAATGGCAGGCTAATCAGCCATGCTGTCAAAAGATTGGTCGAGGATTATGAATCAAATCCAAAGTCAGTGCTATTTCAGATATTAACAATGTTATTTGAG GTTTGTGGCGCCAGACATGATATATATGCAAGCGACCTTCATGAGGCAGCTGTGGATGACATTGTATTCAAACTAGCTGAGCTAGCAAGAAAA GGTCTGGTGGATGATAATTATAGCTCAAAAAGGAAGGACCTTAAGAACTTCAAAGAAAATCTTGTTACCTTTTGGGATAGTTTGGTCCTTGAGTGTCAGAATGGTCCATTATTTGATGATAACTTATTCACGACAATCAAGGATTACGTGGTTGCGATATCATG TACTCCCCCAAGGGTTTATCGTCAAGTAGCTTCATTGGTTGGGCTCCAGCTTGTGACGTCCTTCATATCTGTCGCCAAGACTCTCAGTGGACAGCGTGAGACCACCCAAAGGCAGTTGAatgcagagaagaagaagcacAGTGATGGGCCAGCTGTTGAATCTCTCAACAAAAGGCTATCTATTACTCATGAAAATATTACATATTTGGAGGAATCGATGCGTAAAATATTCAGCGG GTTATTCATGCACCGTTATCGGGATGTTGACCCTGAGATCCGAATGTTATGCATAAAATCCCTAGGTATTTGGGTTGTCTCATATCCATCACTGTTCTTACAAGATATATATTTAAAGTATCTTGGGTGGACACTGAATGACAAG AATGCTGGAGTTAGAAGAACTTCTATTCTTGCCTTGCAAAGCCTGTATGATGTAGATGACAACATACCTTCTCTTGGTCTCTTTACGGAGAGGTTTTATAGCAGGATGATCCAGCTTGCTGATGATATTGATATTTCAGTAGCTGTGCCAGCTATAGGACTCATCAAGCAATTACTTCG GCATCAACTTTTGAGTGACGATGATTTGGGTCCCCTATATGATTTGCTTATTGACGAACCTCCTATGATCAGGCGTGCAATAGGGGAGTTAGTTTATGATCACCTGATAGCACAAAACTGCAAGACCCCTTCTGTAGCTAGAG ATGGGGACAATGAATCCTCCGAGATTCACATTAGTCGAATGCTGCACATCTTAAGGGAATTTTCGGATGACCCAGTCCTGAGTTCTTACGTCATTGATGATATTTGGGATGACATGAAGGCCATGAAA GACTGGAAGTGTGTAATCTCCATGCTTCTTGATGAAACTCCGATAGCTGAGCTTACTGACATGGATGGAACAAATCTAGTTCGGATGCTGCGAGCCTCTGCTAAGAAGGCTGTTGGGGAAAGAATAGTTCTTGCAACTGACAATAGGAAGATGTACTATAACAAAGCCCAAAAG GAGATATTAGAAAATAGCAAGAGTGACATAACCAATGCCTTGATGAAGAGGTACCCGCAACTTTTGAGAAAATACTTGCCTGACAAGGCCAAGATATCCCCTCTAATTGATATGATGATGCTTTTGAAACTTGAGATGTACTCACTGAAGAGGCAAGAGCAG AATTTCAAGGCCGCCATAGATCTCATTGTTGATGCCTTCTTCAAACATGGTGACAAGGATACTTTAAGATCTTGCATCAAGGCAATAGCTTTCTGTTGCACGAAGTGTCAGGCGGATCTTCTAgattatgctgaaaataaacttAAGACTCTTGAAGATGAGTTGGTTTTGAAAGTCAAAACTGCGATCAAGGAAGTAGAG GCAGGTGATGATGAATATTCTCTCTTGGTTAATTTGAAGCGACTTCATGAACTTCAGTTGTCAAAACCTGTTAAAAATGATGGTTTATTTGAAGATATGTACCGAATCCTCAGTCATCTAAAAGAGATGGACAATGAG GTAAAGAGCTTTCTCCTCATCAACATGTTCCTTGAAGTAGCATGGTGCCTTCATGCAATTGACGTTGAAAACCCATCTGAAACATCTATCGAGGGACTTTCTTCCAAGCAAAGGTCTCTCTTTGAACAACTCTATTATTTCTTGGTGGTTCTGTCCAATTATCAGAAAGAGGGAAGGAGCACCACTGTGCTTTCCTCCAGA GTCTGCACCATTACTGCAGAGATGTGGTGCTTGTTTAAGAAGTCAAAGTATTCTTCAACAAAGCTAAAAAATTTGGGTTATCTCCCACAATTAGAATATGTTCAGAAGTTTTGGAAACTATGTGAACAGCAGCTGAATATATCAG ATGACACAGAAGATGAAGACGCAAACGAAGAATATATTGAAGACACAAACAGGGATGCTGTCATGATTGCAGCTGCAAAGCTACTGCTTGCTGATACAGTTTCGAAG GATTACCTTGGCCCTGAGATTGTTTCACACTATGTATCTCATGGTGCAAGTACGACAGAGATCATCAAGCATCTCATTACCGCACTAAAGAAAAATGCAAACAGTGATATAGCTGCTCTATTCTTTGAGGCATTGAGACGG GTGTACGAACGGTATATGGCCTATTTGCGCGAAGGAGAGAACCAAAACCTGATAGCCAAATCTTACTCGGAGTGTCAAGATCTTGCTAATCGGCTTGCAGGCTACTATGTTGGCGCTGTTCGTATTAAAAACAAGTCTGAGATCTTAAAGATTATCCAGTGCGGTGTTCAATTTGCCTTTGTGGACCTCCCAAAGCAATTGTCTTTCCTCGAGGCTGCTCTTGTGCCATTTGTTTCTAAACTTCCTTCGTCAGATATACCAGACAT TTTGACAGATGTACAGAAGAGGGCACAAGATATCGATATGAATGAAGATCCCAGTGCTTGGCGCCCGTACTTAACCTTTGTAGAACACTTACGTGAGAAACATGCAAGGAATGAGGTTTTCCATG AAGAAAAGGAGGAAAAGCCTGTAAAGCGCAGGGGCCGCCCGAGGAAGCCTAGAGATGAACCTGTGAGAAATCTTTTTGATGGAAACAAATCTAGTGATGAAGAGTCTGTTAGTGACTCTGACCAACGGGGGCATGGTGgagatgacgacgacgaggatgatgctTTTGACCAGCCTTTGATCAACACGTTTAGGCCTTCCGCATCCAAGCTAAGATCGCTGAAGGGGGTTTCTCAACAGGGAACAAGCAGTCAGAGAAAAGCTCCTACGGCTTCAG GAAGCAATAGCTGA